The Hypanus sabinus isolate sHypSab1 unplaced genomic scaffold, sHypSab1.hap1 scaffold_2842, whole genome shotgun sequence genomic interval GGCTGGATTCAGGGCCTGCCATTGGCTCCCTGTCCGGATTCAGGGCCTGCCATTGGCTCCCTGTCCGGATTCAGGGCCTGCCATTGGCTCCCTGTCCGGATTCAGGGCCTGCCATTGGCTCCCTGTCCGGATTCAGGGCCTGCGACTGGCTCCCTGTCTGGATGCAGGGCCTGCGATTGGCTCCCTGGCCGGATTCAGGGCCTGCGATTGGTTCCCTGGCTGGATTCAGGGCCTGCGATTGGCTCCCTATCAGCCTCCCCTCTGGGGCTCTTTCTCTCCGCAGTGCTGCCCCGGGCGGGTGGGGTGCCGGCGAGAGGAGAGGGACGCCCAAGGACTCACATCGGTGACGATACTGAGGTTCCTGAGGTAGGCCGCCTCCGTCTGAATCAGCTCCCAGATCGATTCCTGCAGGTGCCTCTGTTGGCGGGACAGAGCCTGGGGGTGGCGGggcggggagggggggagagagaggagaagtgGGAGGTGGAAAAGGTGAGGGAAAAGACAACGAACCTACATTGGCCTCTCCCCCCTCCaacccacaccctcaccctcccctcctttcCCCACTCTCCGTTTGACCCCTTTCTAacacctctctcccccatctttccctctccccactcttacCCCTCTGTCTTCCACCCTCCCCACACTATccgcctgtatctctccctctcttccccgtctcccctacctccctctctctccccttctactctctttctctccccctacCCATCTCAGTCTTTCCCCTTTCTCtctactccctctctctccccctctactctctctctatctctctctctcacctcccaccctctacctctccctctctaccccatctaccctacctccctctctctccccttctactctctttctctccccctacCCATCTCAGTCTTTCCCCTTTCTCtctactccctctctctccccctctactctctctctctcacctcccaccctctacctctccctctctaccccatctaccctacctccctctccctccccttctaccctctttctctccccctacCCATCTCAGTCTCTCCCCTTTCACTCTCTACTACCTCTCTGTCCCCTacctcttctctccccctctactctctctctcctctaccctcccaccctctcactctccctccctatcccccttctcccttctccccccgCTCACCTCGTGTCCCGGAACAAATTCCCTCCAGGAGGACTTGGGGCTGACGAGGTCCTTcagtccctcccccaccgcccaCAACCTCCGCTGGCCCTCGGGGAGACGGGGCAGCCCGAACAGGCTGTAGACGGTGAGCTTCTGGTTCAACTTCTGTAGCTTCTCCGActcctgggggtgggggagagagagagagagagagtgtgagaaggagagagagatggagagagagagagagagtgtgagagggagagagagagagacagagagatggagagagagagagagtgtgagagggagagagagagagacagagagatggagagagagagagagtgtgagagggagagagagagagacagagagatggagagagagagtgtgagagggagagagagacagagagatggagagagagagagtgtgagagggagagaggaggacgGGGGGCTGACGAGGTCCTTcagtccctcccccaccgcccaCAACCTCCGCTGGCCCTCGGGGAGACGGGGCAGCCCGAACAGGCTGTAGACGGTGAGCTTCTGGTTCAACTTCTGTAGCTTCTCCGActcctgggggtgggggagagagagagagagagagtgtgagaaggagagagagatggagagagagagagagagtgtgagagggagagagagagagacagagagatggagagagagagagagtgtgagagggagagagagagagacagagagatggagggagagagagagtgtgagagggagagagagagagagacagagagatggagagagagagagtgtgagagggagagagagagacagagagatggagagagagagagtgtgagagggagagagagagagagacagagagatggagagagagagagtgtgagagggagagagagagagacagagagatggagagagagagagagtgtgagagggagagagagagagacagagagagatggagggagagagagagtgtgagagggagagagagagagagacagagagatggagagagagagagtgtgagagggagagagagagagacagagagatggagagagagagagagtgtgagagggagagagagagagacagagagatggagagagagagagagtgtgagagggagagagagagagtgtgagagggagagagagagagacagagagatggagagagagagtgtgagagggagagagagagacagagagatggagagagagagtgtgagagggagagaggaggactTGGG includes:
- the LOC132388249 gene encoding mucin-4-like, producing the protein MLHFTSWSWDVPPLADGTKREAEAPPEAEAMDPGPLGLVAERIRLFDRGRVRTWEGAAPSAQHWAQGVKERKTRHLGYQSAGKKVGRHGSEYASLAGEQAADPARDSSSTRVAEGKESEKLQKLNQKLTVYSLFGLPRLPEGQRRLWAVGEGLKDLVSPKSSSLPLTLSLSISLSLSLPLTLSLSISLSLSLSLSHSLSLPLTLSLSLHLSVSLSLPLTLSLSLHLSVSLSLPLTLSLSPSLCLSLSLPLTLSLSLHLSLSLSLSLSHSLSLSISLSLSLSLSHSLSLHLSVSLSLSLSHSLSLHLSVSLSPSHTLSLSISLSLSLSPSHTLSLPPSLCLSLSPSHTLSLSPSLCLSLSPSHTLSLSLHLSLLLTLSLSLSPPPPGVGEATEVEPEAHRLQPVRAAPSPRGPAEVVGGGGGTEGPRQPPVLLSPSHTLSLSISLSLSPSHTLSLHLSVSLSLPLTLSLSLHLSVSLSLPLTLSLSLHLSVSLSLPLTLSLSLSISLSFSHSLSLSLPHPQESEKLQKLNQKLTVYSLFGLPRLPEGQRRLWAVGEGLKDLVSPKSSWREFVPGHEALSRQQRHLQESIWELIQTEAAYLRNLSIVTD